The Acidobacteriota bacterium genomic interval TTACTCCTTGCCGTATCACAAGGCCAAGAATCGAGCTGGGCCGAGCCCCCACCTAACGGGAGCAGCAGAACAGCCAGGCAGGGAAGTGCTTCTCCCTCATACGCAGGTTGACGTGGAAGAGTTCAACCTATTACAGATAAGCATGATTTTTCTGTCGTAAAGAGGCAGCAATCATGAGCCCATTGCCAACAGACGCAAAGACAGCTATCACTTTCATCCGTACAGTTCCAATTCTGCGCATCTTCTCCGTCGAAAAGGCGAAAGAATTTTACCGTGGCTTTCTTGGGTTTTCCGTCGACTGGGAGCACACGTTCGAGCCTGGCATGCCGGTGTACATGCAAGTCTCACGCGCGGGATTACAGCTGCATCTCAGCGAGCACCATGGCGATGGCTCGCCTGGCGTGCATATTCACGTGGAGATGACCGGAGTCGACGAATTCCACGCCGAAGTCACTGCAAAAGGGTATCCATATCTCTGCCCCGGAGTGCAGGACGAGTTCTATGGCGCACGCGCGATGCACGTGACTGATCCATTCGGCAATCGGATCAGTTTTAACCAATTCAAAGAGGCTCGCGAGTCCGTCTAATCTTCATTTCGAAGACACGGTCAGCGACGCTTCCGTGAACGTGTACTCATGCTGCCCGTCTCGGATGATCAGCGCGCGCTTGCCATTCTTCTCCGCTTTCACGAATTCAAAGCCGTCATTTGTTGGATCAATAGTGATGAACGATATCGTTCCATCATCATTTTTCCGCGTTGCAATCGTGCTCTTCCACTCGCCAAAGTCGAAAGTAGTTTTGCCGCCCTTGGCTGAAACGGCGATTTCGCCAAGGTCCTTGCTGTAATACTTCATCGCCAGTTGGGAGACGAGCGATGCATCTGCCGGCACCACAAGTCGTTCACGTTCTTTCGCGAGAACTGCCCTGTATCGCGCCGCCTGTGCTTTGACGTCTCCTACCGCTTCGGGCTTGCCATCGAAGAGGACTTCGAGCAGCCGCCTTCTGAAAGGACCTAGCATCATTCCGCCGTTATCGGAATTTGTGAGCAGCACAGCTCCTACTCCAGAATCAGGCAGGAAATCGATATCGCTCTTGTAACCGGCCATGCTGCCGCCATGATGAACGATGGGGACGCCGTATTTGCTGTCGACCATCAAGCCCATCCCGTAATAATGATCTTCACCCACATCGACCTGGCGCGCGCGCCGTGCCAGCAGATTTTCCGCCGAGACGAGCTGCTTGCCATTCGGCAGCTTTCCGAGAGAGAGCTCCAGTTGGACGTAGCGAATCAGATCAGCAGCCGAGGTCCAGACTCCGCCCGCCGGACGGTGCGGCATTACGGAATAATCGAATGCGATATCGGCGACCGCCGGCTTTCCGTCGACATCATCGCCGTGCGGACTGGCATGATTGCCTTTCAGCGCCTTCGCCATATCGAACGTCGTCGATTTCATCCCCAAAGGATCGAAGATCGCTTTCTGCATGGCAGCGTCGTACGCAGCCCCGAGTTCCATATTGGGATACACAATATGCGCGCCAATGTACCCGGCGGCCGATGCCATTAGATTGCTGTACTGAAATACCTCGCCATATTTGGTAGTGGGTTGCATGGTGCCGAGCAGAGCAAGTGACGACTCCGGCGTGGCTTGCTTGAATTCGAAGATCCATTCCAGATCCTGCCGCGGCATTCCAGTGCAAGCACAGATCAAATTCTTGACAAGTACCTTCCTGGTCGTCTCTGGATTGCCAAGTTTGAAGCTCGGATAAACGTCAATGACAGGCTCATCCCATCGTAGCTTTTTCTCATCCACGAGCTCTGAAAGCAGCAGTGTGGTCATGCCTTTCGTATTCGAAGCCGCCATGAAGAGCGTGTTCTCATCCACGCGCTCGGGCTTTCCCAGCTCACGCACTCCGAGGCCACCCTGATAGACGATCTTGCCGCCCTCGATCAGCGCCAGAGACGCGCCAGGGATTCCCAACGTCTTCATTGAATCTTCCACGAACGCTTTGATCTCAGCGATTTTTGCGTCATCCAGTGGATGAGCCTTACGTCCAGCGAAGGATTCACGTTGATAGCCCTTGGGACGTAGGCTCTGAATGATCAGTCCAATTGGCGCGCCGCGTTTTCCAAAAGTTGGTTCGCTTCCGTCGAGGATCACCGCCGTCCATGTGCTGCCCGCTCGTAGCGCAATCGCCTGCACAACCGCGCGTTCGTTGGGAGAAGTCTCGTAGTCAAACACCTGCCGGTCCTCCCACCCCTCGCGTGGTGGGCGCGCTGTAACGACCTTGACCGGCCACTTGTGATCTGGCTTGTACGCCCCCCAGGCGGCCGCGACTGCAGCTGCCGCATCGGTGGCCTGGGTATCCACGATCGCTATATGAGTGTCCGGCTCGGGAGGCTGAAGGATGACTATATTCTTGCCCGTCATGATCGACCAGCCGGCAGGGACCGTGAAGCTCGCTCCGGCTGCGGTGACGCGCGGCGTATCAGCCGTTAACTGCTCCGGCGCCGATCTGGCTTCCGCCGCCGGTGCAGCGGTTTGCATTGCGGAGCCGAACATCCCGCTTTGAGTGAGTGCGGTAAGAAGAAGTAAGGAGAGAACAGCCAGGCGACGGATCGTCATGTGAACCACCACAATGAGGGATGTGGAAATGGCGCACGCAACGATACACTGATCGCGGCGAATTTGTAAAAACCACCCAGGAAGCTCCCTGTGGAACGTAAGGCATTCCACAATGGGAGGGCCGCCAGAGCTTTGCGGCCCCTAGTTCATGAGCGCTTGCGCGTGATGGATCGCATTGTGCGAAGGGCGGTTCTCGTTAGCGGGTGGAATCTCCAATCCTGCTTCTCCCCGAAACCCTGCTTGCGGATTTCCAAGAGGGCGTTTTCGAGGCGCCGGCACTCAGCAGGGCCCATGTGGATGAACCGGAAAGCTTGCGCAGGAGGTGTCCCTCGGTCTGCGGGTCCAAGGAACTCGACGGCGCTGCTGATTCTTCCGGATACGGCCACCAGTGTAAGATCGGCAATCGTTCCCTTGGCCACTGGCCTTCCTAAGCGCACAGTACCTCCGGTGGCGGACAGCTTGCACAGGATGCCTGTCATTTGCTGGGCACCAAGAGCAACCAGCGCCCGTTCCTTGTTTGGAACGATAACGCGGGGAGCGCGTATCGAATCGCGATGCTGATCTGCAATGTTGTGCATTGCGAAAGCATTCCATTCAGGACGAATTCGATCAACATTACCAAAGCCGACCGCGGATTCGCATTTGGCCACAGTCCTGTCCTGCGGAATGGACCGTTAGTGGTCATAGAGATAGCGGCGAGCACATCGCTACCTGACCAAAGACTTATGGACCTCGCAACCGTCTACCATTCCCCGGCGTAACCTCGCTCCAAAGCGGCTATCCGAGTGTTGACGGTCCAGTGGGACTTGAATCTAACTTTTCGGCTGCAGTGGGAAGCGCCGACAAACATCAACCGCGCGCGTTATGAGAGCGCAGTAATGGCGGGGGGATAAGTAGGCGGAGTACAGTTGACAGTGTGCTGCAAGCTGTAAGGTTTTCTCTGCGACAGCCGCGGAAGGCGCCGGGATTCACCGCAGTTGTGATAGCCACCCTGGCACTTGGAATTGGAGCAAACACCGCCGTCTTCAGCGTGATGGATGCCGTACTTTTGCGCGCGCTTCCAGTCCGCGATTCCCAGCAGCTTGTCTATCTGCACACCTCAGTTTTCCCCGGCGGACAAACCGGATACGGCGACACCTCGATGCGCATGCAGGTCTATGAAGCGCTGCGGAACGAAAAGCGCATTTTCTCGGATCTAATGGCATGGGTTCCTCTTTCCACCAGCGGAGGTGTTCCCGCGCGCATTGGTTCCGAGCCGGAAGAGCTTAAGGCCGACATGGTCAGCGGTAATTTCTTTTCGGGATTGGGAGTGAGGGCTGGCCGAGGTCGAATCTTCGATCCTTCCGACGAAAAACAACATGCTCAAATCGCCATCCTGAGCTACGACTTCTGGACACGGCGCTTCGGACGCAGTCCCGCTGTGCTCGGCCAGACTCTCTTTATTAAGGGAGTGCCGTTCAGCATCGTAGGAATCGCTGCGCCAGGGTTCGTGGGACTCCATCGCGGCAGCTCAACCGACGTCTGGGTCCCATTCCAGATCAGCGACGACGTCAAGCCTTGGGGCGTCTCACGCACGTCGACTGCAAGGGGCAACGAAGCCATCTTTACGGCGCAAAGTGGTGGTTCCTGCTGACAGTTGGACGGCTGCAG includes:
- a CDS encoding glyoxalase/bleomycin resistance/extradiol dioxygenase family protein, encoding MSPLPTDAKTAITFIRTVPILRIFSVEKAKEFYRGFLGFSVDWEHTFEPGMPVYMQVSRAGLQLHLSEHHGDGSPGVHIHVEMTGVDEFHAEVTAKGYPYLCPGVQDEFYGARAMHVTDPFGNRISFNQFKEARESV
- a CDS encoding serine hydrolase; this translates as MVILQPPEPDTHIAIVDTQATDAAAAVAAAWGAYKPDHKWPVKVVTARPPREGWEDRQVFDYETSPNERAVVQAIALRAGSTWTAVILDGSEPTFGKRGAPIGLIIQSLRPKGYQRESFAGRKAHPLDDAKIAEIKAFVEDSMKTLGIPGASLALIEGGKIVYQGGLGVRELGKPERVDENTLFMAASNTKGMTTLLLSELVDEKKLRWDEPVIDVYPSFKLGNPETTRKVLVKNLICACTGMPRQDLEWIFEFKQATPESSLALLGTMQPTTKYGEVFQYSNLMASAAGYIGAHIVYPNMELGAAYDAAMQKAIFDPLGMKSTTFDMAKALKGNHASPHGDDVDGKPAVADIAFDYSVMPHRPAGGVWTSAADLIRYVQLELSLGKLPNGKQLVSAENLLARRARQVDVGEDHYYGMGLMVDSKYGVPIVHHGGSMAGYKSDIDFLPDSGVGAVLLTNSDNGGMMLGPFRRRLLEVLFDGKPEAVGDVKAQAARYRAVLAKERERLVVPADASLVSQLAMKYYSKDLGEIAVSAKGGKTTFDFGEWKSTIATRKNDDGTISFITIDPTNDGFEFVKAEKNGKRALIIRDGQHEYTFTEASLTVSSK